The Cydia fagiglandana chromosome 14, ilCydFagi1.1, whole genome shotgun sequence genome contains the following window.
GGCGTAGGGATAGGCGGAACGAAATAACACTAGATAATTCGACAGAATGCATTTACTTCGTAAATACCTCTCATTATAAACATGTAGGTTGTCGCTGACACAAGCAATATGCGTTTATGTTACGGTATAACGGTGCTACCGTTAAACACTGAAAGTGGCTAATTGCCATATTACACCGACGTCCCCTTTTACGATCATGAACGTTCCCATCTATATCAGTCTACTCCGTGTGAAGTGTGATCGTAGACGTTTCACCGAGTCTCATTTATTATCAGGAATAATATATACCATGTTTAGGTTAATAAATCTGAATatcgaaaaaatatataagtattacttaaatattttcaaaacgttttatcaaatcactcttAGTTTTTGAAATGGTTAAGTTAAGAATGTCCTACGTTGAAACCGAGGTCCTTCAAAATTGCTCAAGTTCTATTATGTCCTGCGTTGAAAATATCCGTCCATCTGTCCATTTGTTAATGTCCATGTCGGGGGCGAGCGCCTCGACGCTCGAAATGAAGAGAATGTTATTTTCTGTCCCATCTCCAGCACGTTTGTAGTTGTAGGTAATGCCTTCATTGTCGAACCGTAATCTAACACAATGTAATCGCAATTGCAATCGCGTAATATTGCATTGTGCAATATTACAATACAGACAGACCAATGAAAAAAACGGATCAAGTCAAGTGTTAttgccatacaagacaatgATCATTTGTCTAATGCGACTCCACAGAAAAAGCGTGGATGCGTTAAATATTTTGCGAAATGATacataataattttttgtttttggtgTACCAAGTCTGCGAATAACAATTCCATCCTCAGTCTTCTAGATAAGTGAGTGTGTTAGTTTAACTTTATCCTTTAATTAGATGTGTAAGATACTCCTTTCCATTCTACTCTGACACACTCTTAGAGCCCTTTGTTTTTCCGTAAGGGTCTATGTTTAGCGTTCCTAGGTAAGACAGGGTAATATACATGTGTTAAAAACTTATCTTTCAATGAGAATTTTGGGTTCTTCATAACTTTTTTTAACAACCAATACCTTTTCAATGCATTTCCTTTTCTGGTTTCTATTTCCTTCTGAATTTGATCCTTGGGTGAAGTTATTTGTCCTAGGGATGTGTGATGGCCTGCGTTGAAAATATCCATCCATCAGTCCATTTGTTAATGTCCATGTCGGAGGCGAGCGCCTCGACGCTCGAAATGAAGAGAATGTTGTTTTCTGTGCCATCTCCAGCATGTTTGTAGTTGTAGGTAATACCTTCATTATCGAACCATAATCTAACGCACAATGCCATCGCGTAATATTGCATTGTGCAATATTACAATACAGACCAATGAAAAAAACGGATCAAGTCAAGTGTTattgtcatacaagacaatgaTCATTTGTCTCATGCGACTCCACTGAAAAAGCGAAGTCCACTTTATTGCTCTATGCCTCTTGGCGGGAGACAGAGCAGAAATTTTATAGATTTAAATGTTTCTGCaataaaaaatgctaatgctAATAAGTTTAATCGTGAAGTATCAAATTTAACATCAGATATAGGTAAAGAGTGGGATCTCTGTGAACAAACAATAGGGTTTCCACGGAGCATGACGTGTTTTGGGAGCTCTTTTTGGGATTTTTTATCCACCCTGATTGAAAATTCGACACCTATATCGTCTCGCACCACTTGCATGTAGCTGTCTTTGACCATGTCTGTTTAACGGTCACTTCTCTACGCTTGCGAACTAGTGTTCTCTCTCGTGAAATTTCCCATCGAATCACATACTTATTCTAACAGTAACTTTGACCGTGCTTCTggtgttttgttgttgttgttacaAAGAGAAGATAATCATTTTTGGCACATTCGGTGgtattatgttattttattatttattcgatTTTAATTCTATTTTGTTTCCATAGTTGTTCCATTATCCGGGGCGGCATAAATCGGGCGGTCATGTGATGgtaatagtaggtatttttcatTTGATTGCAGGGCATTGGCTGGGTCGCCATGAAGAGAAAAGATTAAATGCTTAAAAATGCATGCCTTATGTACTAGTTTATCATATGTTATAATATcatatgttaattattgttcACTAGTGCGTGAATGCATCTTAGGAGTGCCGCAATGggttattataaattaaatgtctATTTTATGGATAACAGCTGATCAGCTGTGTGGCCTCACTACACTGCTTTACTGGTACCTACTCAGTTAAAGGGGTTTCGAGGCTTAAGCGCACATTAAGCAAATGGTTTATTCTTTAAATTTGATATCAACGCTTCTGCTCACCTAAATTTTATTTGCTCTGCTATAGGGACGTTGATTATTACGAAAGTCATAGTGAGTGCTTGCAACCTGTTATAAAAGTTTTCTATTGGGTCCGTGTGGAAATAGGCGATTGCATATTATAAGTAATGAAACTTTTCAGACCGTAATATTAACTTCTCATAAGTGTCTTATGAGTATTTAAAGTTACAATCGTAATTTTTACTGAAGACGcgtaataattacttaattaggaCACGTTTACACGTCAAATTTTAAAACTACAGGCGCCATTTTCTATTAGCGGTCGCGCGGTCGTCACGGTATTAAAATCCTCGTTGAGAAGAACTGGCAAGAAACTCAATGAAATTATTGATGTGAATAAAATTATGAACATCGCTTTTTCTATTTCGTCACGACGATAGCATCGAACGATAGACAGATTTACGCAGCGCATCATTTTGGTttgcaaatttttttttcattgaatGCTCACACATTTGTGCCGGTCATTTCGATTAATGAGTACAAGTTCGCTGATATGTCCCCATTGTTTAGACGTATTAAATATAGATTAAGGTGCTTGCGTCTTGTTCCGCAATCTCGAACGTGTGGACAGAAATGCTTCCAAGGGCTTTTGTGAACGTGGTTATAACATTTTCGTGATGTCCAAAAATCGCTTGGGTCGGAGCTACTAAAAATTGTAATCTTGATTCGATTTCGATTGTTCATATTGTGTTGCCTGTTAGTCTCAGAATGTTTTCTGAGTTTACTTGCTAGGAGCATGCCGTACAATTCGCAGTCGTCCTCTTTAGTTTTTTGGTCTTTATTATTGAGCACTTGGTTTAATGTGTTGAAAGCCTGTGACATTTATTTTTCGGGTTCAgtgttttacagtaggtacattaagtacctacaacaGTCGTTGCCCCGATAGCTATTTTGAAGCGAAGCGATGATTGCGTAACCCGATGTATGTATGCTACGATGTACCGCTGCGATACTCGCGCTGATGACGATGACTTCTAAATATCGTGCTGATTCTTCCCCCTAATGGGAACACTAAAATGTCGACGTCAAAGGCGGGCAATCCTGGATTTCGAGACCGCtctagtttagtttagtttatttatttcataatgataaattacagtataaattattcttacGCTAATCTATATGAATTTACATTATGATCGTCAATAAAATACTTCTCTGTATTTGGTGCTCGTAGTGGACGTGTGCCACACCACCGCTCGTTTGTGTGATGGTGACGGTGGTGGACGAGGACGTGAGAGACGAAGTCGAAGTCAGTGGTAGTGGCGAAGACGGTGGTGGTGACGTAGATAGGGTTGCCACCTTTTTACTAAGCAAATAGAGTAGTTCTCATCTtaattcaaaaaataaaaagtacacaccataaaaataaagtattttattttatttttttaaatacatacttttTGTTCGACTTGGCGCTGTCTAACAATTTTTTAtcagttttaaaaatatttattgcgtCTAAACAGGGTAAACAGAGGTTTAGGTACACTAATAATTCGTTTCGAATCAGCTTCATTGAAGCTTTGTTTCTGTCGTCCCGCCACTTCGCATTCATTACGGAAAACACCCTTTCTGTAAATGCTGAAGTGGCGGGAACGGACAGTAAACGTGAGATCACTTTAAATATATTGGGAAACAAGGTTTCCTGGGAAAATATTGATTCCCATTTTTTAGCTGTGCAGGATTCTTTAAAACTGCTGTTGTATATCTTTTCCCTCACATCATTTAGAAGGTTTACTTCTGTGTAAATCTATATCCAATTTAGATTGCATATTCAACATTTCAGTAATTTTTAAGATCTCTTGAAATGATAATGCAGAATTTAAGTCAAAATGACTTATAATAGCTAGCCAGTTATCAGGTTTAAAGTTGAACCATTTTTCTAGGTAACTTACAGCTTTTTCTATAAATAGATCGaagttttttaaaattttattttttaggccCTGTGAAGATTGCTCAAGTAATTCTATTTTCTGCATTGTTATAAACCCATAAAATTTATCTTCTTTTCTTTTCAGTAaatctttttttatatttgtcattATGTTAAAAACATCCAATACTGTGATAGAATCACCCTCTAAGCTCTTCACAGttttacaaaatacatttaatacatGGCTACAGAAATTTAAATACACTTCTATTAAATCTTTATCttcattcaataataataaattttgcaTTATTATTGGGCAATCTTCACCTagactaataaaataattccttATTGGTGCCCAGTTTTTTAGAACTGTATCCACACAAGGCAAGAGTGAAAGCCAGCGTGTTCCTACATGGCGTTTCAGTTCGTGGAAATTACCATCAGCAGCTTCAACAAATTTTTTTAAGTCTTCTCTCCTAACTGCTGAATGAGCAAAGTGACTGTAGATTTTTAAAATCACGTTTTCTATATCATAAGACAGGAAATCCATGGCACGCTTTACACAGTTGTGAATAATATGTGCATGGCAATTGCCTTTTAATACATCAGGGACCTCCTCTCTAATATTAGTAAATAAAGAATGTCGAGCACCAAAGTTTGCATTTGTGTTATCAGCACTAAATCCAGAAACATTCTCAAAAGTCAAATCCAGGTTTTCTAATGACTCCTTTATAGAACTAAACATGCCATCTGCACTTTCATTactattttcatagaaatccAGCAACTTAGTTTGAAGACCATTCTTTGCAGAAAAATATTGCACAACAAGTGGAAAaagcttaatattttttttattagaggCATCTGTTTGAAGGCTGAAGTACtggttttcattttttaaatcatcCACAACACCCTGAAGAGAATATGGCCCCAACACCTCAGTCACTAAAGCTTCCATTTTTGTTCGGCCTAACCGTATGCTGGTGGCTGTGCTTGAGTCAACgtagataattttatttaatttcactaGACAATCCATACTGTTGTATGAAAGATTATGTTTTATAGCATGATATGTCAAGGCAAGCTCAGCCGCTGAAACATTCTCAGTGTTATTGTTGAGACATGCAGTGTTAGATGTAGATGGAGTTGTCAGGAATTTACTTAAGAGCCcagatgtttttttaatttccattctTTTTTTGTGTGTATTAGTATTCTCATGTTGCTTTAtctggaaataaaaaaaaacaaactatgttACCTCCACCTTCACCCTTCACCAGTCCACCCTCTCAGGCCCTCAATAAAACAAGACAAGTATGTATGATAcaagtacatatttatgtactacATTATTCTTACTAACACAAAATTGAACAGAGTCACAGACACACCATGGCAGTAAGTTAGTTTAGTAATTTTAGTATGCACAAAAACACTCAAACAATACAGTATAGTTAGTTAAGTTAAGACTGTTAGAGTTAAAACATGCACCAGTAACTTGACCAAACAACTAACCGTGAATGAAACTGTATATTAATCGGAATTGTATACCTGTCTTTGAAGTGtgtgtaggtactaggtacggTCAGACGGTCacatctataaatatataaacagtCATAAATATGGTTACACCCTTATTACATTGACAATAAGGTGTAActgtttacatatttatgttcCATCTGTACCTATATTTATGGAGCCGACTGTActacataaattatataatatgttaatatgtagtatgaaaaatattatttttggcaCATGGCTTAAAAATTAATGTATTCAAATTCTTCAATAAAAAACCAGTTAAAAGGCTTCATTTCATTAATCCAAATAGGTAAACTAGGTAATCTATGTAGTGTAGCCAGTGAAGGGTAATAGAATaggtaccaaaaaaaattaatgctCACCTGACCTACGCCACCTGTTCCGATAACAATAACAACACCACACGCTGTGCATTttgcattaaaatcgttagttTCATCCTTCTTTAGCCAAGGGAAATCGGCTTCCCattgaaatttatatttttgtgcaCGTTTTTCTACTTTACGTTTTTTTACCACGCGAACAGTCCCATCTTCGTATTCTTCGTCACTTAAGTCACtttccattttaaatttaaggaaTCTAACAGTCAAAACACCTTTTAACACTGTTTCAAAACTTATTCTCAACAAAAGTTTAGCGCAGAATCACACACAACACAAGAGACAAGACAGAAAAACGACAGATATTGGGGAATGGGGATACCGCGAAAATTTTATTGACACTATTGACAGTGGCAGTGGCAGCTGTCAAGCCTGTCAATGTCAATTTCAAAATGCCAAGCGGTAATGGGGCCCACAAACTCATGTCCAACCAACGTCGGTAAATGAAAAGGACGCAGCGATGCGTTCATATATCTGCGTCCCTTATGTTTGCCAACGTTCGCGTTGGTCATGCATGTGTGTAGGTAGGCCCCATAAA
Protein-coding sequences here:
- the LOC134670967 gene encoding uncharacterized protein LOC134670967 encodes the protein MEPSTASAQCGNTITVTIKVNTDGQPTRTAQWTRKQPHTRHRPQPPTPPVQRIQQYHQANTSRKNNKGRATRHIQATITTNNTTIEDQDEDWTKIQLRAIFQILRRRHDDDIGHGRGPYPNTKYEVRVSTIHEDTTEDLAVVCVCIRAHEAQSGMRFVFFYFQIKQHENTNTHKKRMEIKKTSGLLSKFLTTPSTSNTACLNNNTENVSAAELALTYHAIKHNLSYNSMDCLVKLNKIIYVDSSTATSIRLGRTKMEALVTEVLGPYSLQGVVDDLKNENQYFSLQTDASNKKNIKLFPLVVQYFSAKNGLQTKLLDFYENSNESADGMFSSIKESLENLDLTFENVSGFSADNTNANFGARHSLFTNIREEVPDVLKGNCHAHIIHNCVKRAMDFLSYDIENVILKIYSHFAHSAVRREDLKKFVEAADGNFHELKRHVGTRWLSLLPCVDTVLKNWAPIRNYFISLGEDCPIIMQNLLLLNEDKDLIEVYLNFCSHVLNVFCKTVKSLEGDSITVLDVFNIMTNIKKDLLKRKEDKFYGFITMQKIELLEQSSQGLKNKILKNFDLFIEKAVSYLEKWFNFKPDNWLAIISHFDLNSALSFQEILKITEMLNMQSKLDIDLHRSKPSK